One window of the Bacillus sp. 2205SS5-2 genome contains the following:
- a CDS encoding TetR/AcrR family transcriptional regulator — MNQKEKTIIETAMKFFSDKGYYATSVQEIAEECSISKGSLYKYFPSKEDLFIGACSHSQQEMFEKATFVHMKETTSPKEWLTKQLTIQLEEFVSKRDFFILQFKEMPLQDNEKMISLKQQLKSRIMSWQRDSLLKAYGVSIEPFIWDIVVMMQGMMKEYMMLLILSQQEKPMEQLAFFIVDRVDGMISEMKKSQPKPFMTSQDLAPVFGEKQEPHSGEETLSMLIDSMKTIVEKLPKDKRQSYLSSVLLLEEEWNKQEPRRFLLQALLSYIEKEHLLKFYVQKANWLLEGTNKEEASWNI; from the coding sequence TTGAATCAAAAAGAGAAAACAATTATTGAAACGGCCATGAAGTTTTTTTCTGACAAGGGCTATTATGCTACTTCCGTTCAGGAAATTGCTGAGGAATGCAGTATTTCAAAAGGATCTCTCTATAAATATTTCCCCTCAAAAGAGGATTTATTTATCGGTGCCTGCTCCCATTCCCAACAAGAGATGTTTGAAAAAGCAACTTTTGTTCATATGAAAGAAACCACATCTCCAAAAGAGTGGTTGACGAAACAACTAACCATTCAATTGGAGGAATTTGTTTCCAAGCGAGATTTCTTCATTTTACAGTTTAAAGAAATGCCGCTTCAAGATAACGAGAAGATGATTTCACTGAAACAACAACTGAAGTCTAGAATTATGTCTTGGCAAAGAGATAGTCTATTAAAAGCCTACGGCGTGTCAATTGAACCTTTCATTTGGGACATTGTCGTCATGATGCAAGGAATGATGAAAGAATATATGATGCTACTTATTCTATCTCAACAAGAAAAACCGATGGAACAACTTGCCTTCTTTATTGTCGACCGAGTCGATGGAATGATTTCTGAAATGAAAAAAAGTCAACCTAAACCGTTTATGACAAGTCAAGACCTAGCTCCCGTTTTTGGTGAAAAACAAGAACCACATTCCGGTGAAGAGACTCTTTCTATGCTTATTGATTCTATGAAGACAATAGTAGAAAAACTACCAAAAGATAAAAGACAGTCCTACCTCTCTTCAGTACTCCTACTTGAGGAAGAGTGGAACAAACAAGAACCACGGCGCTTTTTATTGCAAGCTTTACTCTCTTATATAGAGAAGGAGCATTTGCTTAAGTTCTATGTACAAAAAGCCAATTGGTTATTAGAAGGAACGAATAAGGAGGAAGCATCTTGGAACATTTAG